ctctgaccaccaccaacactcacccACCTCGTTTATACAGACTGTGTGTGtctggcacctggtattcccagtggtctcccatccaagtactgacCAGGACTATCCCTGCTAAGTTTCAAAGATCTGACAAGATCAGACTTTTACAAGGaggtctactactactactactactactactactactactactactactactactactactactactactactactactactactactactactactactactactactactactactactactactactactactactacgtatGTATTGTATAAATGTGCATGTGTCTAAGTGAGCGTGCATGTGTCTGtcagtgtgcatgtgtctgtcagtgtgcatgtgtctgtcagtgtgcatgtgtctgtcagtgtgcatgtgtctgtcagtgtgcatgtgtctgtcagtgtgcatgtgtctgtcagtgtgcatgtgtctgtcagtgtgcatgtgtctgtcagtgtgcatgtgtctgtcagtgtgcatgtgtctgtgagcgtgcatgtgtctatgtgagcgtgcatgtgtctatgtgagcgtgcatgtgtctgtgagcgtgCATGTACATGTCCTGTGGGGTTCAGAGGATCAGAATCTTAAAGAGATAATCTAGGCCACTTCACTGCAGGATAATCTCTCTTCAAACACTCAGGGATAAGgatcagacctgctcctggtcTGAGCTGCTCCTGGACCTGGTCTGatctggttctagtcctggtcctggtctcgccTTGTTTGATCTGATTCtggtctactactactagaattactgctactattgctattactactactagtactactagtactactattactacaactactaccaccgcCCTCGGGTCTCTGCACAGGCTTTCTCTGAGCTTCAGGACTGATTTTAAAGTACTGTTATCGGTTTATAAAGCTCTTAATGGTCTTACTCCTATTTATTTCATCTGCTTATCATAGACCCGCAGGTCCTCAGGTCCTAGGTCCTCAAGTCCGATCCTCATGTTCTCATTTTTGAACTGTCCCAAGAGTCCAAAGTGAAACTCATGTTGACGCGTCATTCAGTTTTTACAGCCCACGTCTATGGAACAGTCAACCTGAGGACCTTTGTGCTACATTTCAAATGTATGAAACATGATACACAAAtacaatttgatttgattactaTTATGATCTTTAACTTTTAATTGGACAATAGATGATCTCTGAATATGATGTATGACTCCAGTTTCTTTGTCCAAGCCTTTTACAGCCTCTGAGTTTACAGCGAGGGGACAATAGATGATCTTTGGGGATGATCTTTATGAATCACTGGTGCAAAGTATTTTACGGTGGCCCTTGTGTCTTTGTCCGACTGGTCATCACCTCTACAAAGAGAAGACACTGGGGACCGGCAGACAATAGAGGATCTTTGAATGGAGGTGAAGTTTTatgtgagttttttgttttgactcCAGAGTGAGACTTGGGTCAGAACCAACAATACTGATATACAAAAGCACTTAGGTTCCCTCGCATTTTGTCGGAGTGAGATTTCCTTCATCAAGTCCAACCAAAAGACAATAGATGATCTGTGCAAGACTAAAGTGAAAGTGGATCAGAGTGAGACTTCAGAACTGTATAAAACTATTATGGATTTGACAATAGATTATCCTtagatttggaaaaaaaaaaaaaaaaaatcaaatgtcttTGAGCTGTCATTATATTTTTACCAGAGTGAGTCTTTGTTGGCCAAGTGCACTTTTGCATTTGAGATAATTGTTTTTTTGATGAAAAAGAGATCTCTTTCCCTAAAtagttataaaacaaaacaaaaacaaacaaacaaaaaaaaccctaaaaaataaaaataaaaaacatttataaacatgctataaaataaataaataaatctttgtaTGGATTTTTGTGAAGAGCTCTCTGTTAAATAAAGTTGGCTATAAGCTTGATCTGACTTTGTGTCTATGTATTCTTATTTGTCTTAAGAACATCTTTGTGTGTCTGCCCTCTCCTTGTTGGAGTAAAAATCATGCCACGCAAAGACAATCTTTGTGCATAATAAAAGCGCACAACTACAGAGTGAGACTTTGTTCTATAACTTAAACCCACATTGACTATTTAGGCCAATTTGAACACAATGTCAATAAATAACTTTGTGTCAAGAGGCTGATTCTGACAGAGTGAGACTCCGGTCACCCATTAACTTTCCACTGCGCTGCACAATTGACGATCTCGGTTTCACCTGCTGCTTAAAGAGTTATTAATGCTCCGTGAGCGCTTTGTCCCGCATCTGTGCACGTCCTACCGCCTCGCTTTTCCACAATGCTCCGCGCACACGCATGcgcacatgcacacgcacacgcacacaaatcACATTCAAATTAAACTCTCGTGAACCGCTGTGCACAAAGAGGCCCCCAAAGGCCCCGCGCAGGGCGCGCTCCGCCCGACGTACGGATAATCCGCACGAGACTACGCACTCGTCTGCCGCCCTGCAGTCAGTCTGTTATTATTAGGCGATATATGGACCTATTCAGTATTGTTCCATGATACTTCTTTATAGGTGCACTCTAACAGGCTTGACTGcctctttttattttactataacAGACTGATAACTGAAAGGCTGAATATAGTGTGAGAAAGAGCAGCAGGAGTCATGAGTTATACAAacgttatatttatttgtagaaAAGTGGCAGTAAATAGAATAGACTCTGTATGTACATCACAAATATTCAGCACGCGTCAGCATAAACATAAAGCAAAATAACAATAAGAATAAATTAAAGACAGACGGAGGCCGATCTAAAGTCTGTGACCGGGGCAAAGTGCACGGCTCATGggtcaaataaaataacatgaaaCAACAGGAACATGGCGGACTGAGCTACAATCAGGGCAGTCTGAGTATAAGGCAAAGTGTGATCCACCCAGCGCCGGGCGGACAGTCTCTGAGGCCGGGGAAAAGGCTGTCACTGCTCCAGAGCAGCGGGGCTGTCAGTTAGAGTGGGCCCGCTGCAGGAGGCTGGGGACCGGACATGAGTTCAGAAGTGCCCCGCTGTGAGGTCCACAGCAGCGGGCTGTCAGTCTGCGTGAGGACGCTTTCAGGGCCCTCTCTCTGGGCCTTCAGAACAGGCCCGACCCGAAGCCGAAGCCCGCCAGGCTATAGTCATCGTGCGCGGGGCTGCTGCCGGGGCTGGAGCAGTAGGACGGGGAGCTGGAGGCGGAGGAGCCGGAGCTCCAGGTCGGGCTGGGGGGCTGCTGAGGTGCTCCCTGGTGTAGGTCTGCAATGCGGATGGTCTCGGACAAGGCCCAGATGTAGTTGTGCGCAAAGCGCAGAGTCTCGAtcttggtcagtttggtctcgTCCGGAAACGCGGGCAGCACGCGACGGAGCGCGTCCAGCGCGTCATTCAGGTTGTGCATGCGGTTGCGCTCGCGGTCGTTGGCCTTCAGTCTGCGGTTCTTCTTCACAACGTGCACCTGCGTCTCGCAGCGTGCGCGCCCCCGCCGCCGCTTCTTCTGCTCGGGCTCCACACGCACTTCCTCGACGTCAGAGTGCGGGAACATGTCGCAGCTGTTGCTGTCCAGGTCAAACACGGGCTCCATGCTTCAGCGGGAGGAGAGCGGAGGACAGGCCGGGCTCTGGGCTGCAGTGGGCAGAGGTGCCGGGATGACGCTCTGGAGAAAGTTGGCGGGACTCTGCGCTCGTGTGCAGGTCTCGTGAGTAGGTCTCGTGCTGGACTCTAAAGTCGGCTCTGGTTCCAAAGGCACGCGTTTGGATCAGTGCTGAGCTCGTGGACTGCTCGTGCCTGTGGTTCTGGCACACGCCCGGCCTCAGCCCGCTTATATGTGCCCAGAGCCGGGCACGCCCCTGCCCCGCACCCCGCAGCCCCCCGAGATCTCCCTGCAGCCCTGTGCGCAGATCATCAGAGCCCCAGACCCCCCCATACTCCCAGGACCCCCCCTTAGACCCGGAGATAAACCTCAGATGAATGAGCTCTCGTGCCGCGGAGGGGGTGCACGCGGGGCGGGCGTCAGAAGCGTGCCGCTGCAGGCcgctggccaatcagagcgcggcgCGAGGCCTACTCTCaaacacagtaaaaacacaatggGCCCCCGCAGCGAGCGCACGCACGCGCCTCAGCCTCGGCTCACGTGCGCTTCATTCATCTTTTTATTCCTTTATCCCTCTTTCACCGGACACGCTCCGCTCCGGGATGGGCTGAGGTGGACTTTAATGGGAGCAGCGGGACACGGGGGTTTGGGGGTTTTGAGGGACTTCAGAGGGCCCTGTCAGAGGCTCCTGTCGGAGGCTCCTGTCAGAGGCTCAGGGCGGTGGACTTCATGGTGTTCCGGGCAGAAGAGACCCGTCAGATGACACAGTATTGGACAGTGCCACACATGCTGGGCCCGTGTCCACTGTCACTGTCGCTGGGCTCTAAATCCATTTATATCTCCACAAAGAGGAGTATGGAGCAAAACTCTGATCCACAAGTGTCCTGAAGGAGGAGCAGTAAAACCTGAACTCTGCAGATCTAAGTCTGTCCAGCTCAGTTGAAGAGTTGTGCAAAATTTTGCAGAAgtttctgaaaatgtgctgctccCAAACTGTTCTGaaaagtacttgagtaaaagtaaaagtacacacaataccCACACAATTTCCCCCATccctccctgtgtcctctgtgtgtcttgTATCCTCTATCCCTCCCTGTCCCCCTCATGTTCTCTGTTCTTCTGTCCCTCTTGTGTCTTGTATCCTCCATGTCCTGCCCCTGTGTCCCCTGTATCCCCCATCcctccctgtgtcccctgtATCCTCCATGCTTTCCTGTGTCCC
The sequence above is drawn from the Periophthalmus magnuspinnatus isolate fPerMag1 chromosome 5, fPerMag1.2.pri, whole genome shotgun sequence genome and encodes:
- the neurog1 gene encoding neurogenin-1, which translates into the protein MEPVFDLDSNSCDMFPHSDVEEVRVEPEQKKRRRGRARCETQVHVVKKNRRLKANDRERNRMHNLNDALDALRRVLPAFPDETKLTKIETLRFAHNYIWALSETIRIADLHQGAPQQPPSPTWSSGSSASSSPSYCSSPGSSPAHDDYSLAGFGFGSGLF